Proteins encoded in a region of the Paenibacillus pedocola genome:
- a CDS encoding rhodanese-like domain-containing protein — translation MTIMALFSGILILWVWIQLMPVRALTYVDPEEWDLLSVRWSNAKILDVRDANEYWEGHIPGSVNISVGRLPVVWRNDLSPADEVIIVSRNWLQREKAARILARRGFHRLYAVKGCYLPLKRGGELYERKCSY, via the coding sequence ATGACAATCATGGCTTTGTTCAGTGGAATTCTTATCTTGTGGGTATGGATTCAGCTAATGCCCGTACGGGCACTTACCTATGTGGATCCTGAAGAATGGGATCTGTTAAGTGTACGTTGGTCAAACGCCAAAATACTCGATGTAAGAGATGCGAACGAATATTGGGAGGGGCATATTCCCGGATCGGTTAATATATCCGTTGGCCGGCTGCCTGTAGTGTGGAGGAATGATCTTTCCCCAGCGGATGAAGTGATCATTGTCTCGCGCAACTGGCTCCAAAGAGAGAAGGCGGCAAGGATTCTTGCAAGAAGGGGATTTCATCGATTATATGCGGTTAAAGGCTGTTATTTGCCGTTGAAACGAGGGGGAGAGCTTTATGAGCGCAAATGCAGTTATTAG
- a CDS encoding LCP family protein, whose product MKKNNAAQPSSLQRTGKKKSKKQSNRKKKIGLSILAFILVAGISSFVFRKELLMFGFDHVVAPTVEGTLENSYVPLKDNNDKITDASTKLDKSPPFSLLLLGTDQRHNENGLSDSIIYTVVRPKNNKVLFVSIPRDSYTKIVGAENVKGARNNTKINAAHSYGGAQMSVDTVEELLDAPIDYYATINFNGLVEVVDALGGVELPITKLIENKNPAHEKLRVEPNKPIYSGKEALMYVRYREDSDFKRTERQRIFLKAVLERMKNISNIANINQIMGLASDNFKTNMRADFMLDLAKKVIFESGTPLITSHMLQGTDKRTDQWYYILDEEDVRDTHELIEVWLDPDTAASELISEDSDNALQNN is encoded by the coding sequence ATGAAAAAGAACAATGCAGCACAGCCATCATCATTACAGAGAACGGGTAAGAAAAAATCGAAAAAACAAAGTAACCGGAAAAAGAAGATAGGGCTGTCTATCCTAGCTTTTATTCTCGTTGCAGGTATATCGTCCTTTGTGTTTCGTAAGGAATTATTAATGTTCGGTTTCGACCACGTTGTTGCCCCGACAGTGGAAGGTACTCTTGAAAATTCTTACGTTCCGCTCAAAGATAACAACGATAAGATTACTGATGCTTCAACAAAACTCGATAAAAGTCCGCCATTCTCATTATTACTGCTTGGTACAGATCAGCGGCACAATGAGAATGGGCTGTCCGATTCGATTATATATACTGTGGTCCGGCCAAAAAATAATAAAGTCCTGTTCGTTTCAATTCCCCGGGATTCCTATACTAAAATTGTTGGGGCAGAGAATGTAAAGGGAGCAAGAAACAATACGAAAATAAATGCTGCGCATTCGTACGGAGGAGCTCAAATGAGTGTGGATACAGTAGAGGAATTGCTGGATGCACCGATAGACTACTACGCTACAATTAATTTTAACGGATTGGTGGAAGTAGTGGATGCGCTTGGAGGAGTGGAATTGCCGATTACGAAACTTATTGAGAATAAGAATCCGGCCCATGAGAAGCTTCGTGTTGAGCCTAACAAACCGATCTATTCAGGTAAAGAAGCCTTAATGTACGTACGATATCGTGAGGATTCGGACTTTAAGCGTACAGAGAGACAGCGGATATTCCTTAAGGCGGTCTTAGAACGAATGAAAAATATAAGCAATATCGCTAATATAAATCAGATTATGGGGCTCGCCAGCGACAATTTCAAAACCAATATGAGAGCTGATTTTATGCTGGATTTGGCGAAGAAGGTTATTTTTGAAAGCGGCACTCCGCTAATCACCAGCCACATGCTGCAGGGCACCGATAAACGCACAGATCAATGGTATTATATTCTGGATGAGGAAGATGTGCGGGATACCCATGAATTGATCGAAGTATGGCTTGATCCGGACACGGCGGCAAGTGAACTGATATCAGAGGATAGTGATAATGCCCTTCAGAAT